One Labilibaculum sp. DW002 genomic window, CAGTTATCAATGAAGATAATTGATTAGAAATTGCAGTACTTCCACCACCATTGTATCTGAGATCTAAAACCAATTCTTCTGCGCTTTGTTCTTTAAAGTAAGTAAAGGCTTCATTCAATTCCTCTTCCGATTTTGTTAAAAAGCTGTCAAATGCTAAATAAGCAACTTTAATTCCTTGATAATCGATTACCTCTCTTTTTAATACTGAATTTTGATCTAGAGTAATTTGACTTGCTAGGAAATCTTTTTGTTCGCCAATATTATTTTCAAATACGAATTGTGCAGAAGATTTGTCTAGTTCATCTAGAACTTGATTGTCACTTAAACTAGAAACATCCTTGCCATTAATGTTGATTAGTTTCCAGCCACGAGCTATTCCTTCAGCTGCAAGAGGCGATTCATCAAAAATTAGTTTTACTCTTAAGTCGTTGTTGCTATCATATTTAAAGCCAAGTCCATATCCAATATAGGTTCCATTTTCTAAGTAGGCTAATAGCTGATCGCGATTTGCGATATAGCTCCAACGATCTTTTGAGACCAATAACTCTTCAAAATAGTTATTGACAGAATTATAATTCGAGGAATTGATATCTGGTAATTCATCATTCCAAAAATACCATGCTTCCATTACCTCATTAATCACATCAAATTCATTTTTTTTGTGATCCGAGTCGTCTTTATTGCAGGAGGTATATGCTAACGAAGTAAGTATTACTG contains:
- a CDS encoding S41 family peptidase, translated to MKNSFSKLLLLITVILTSLAYTSCNKDDSDHKKNEFDVINEVMEAWYFWNDELPDINSSNYNSVNNYFEELLVSKDRWSYIANRDQLLAYLENGTYIGYGLGFKYDSNNDLRVKLIFDESPLAAEGIARGWKLININGKDVSSLSDNQVLDELDKSSAQFVFENNIGEQKDFLASQITLDQNSVLKREVIDYQGIKVAYLAFDSFLTKSEEELNEAFTYFKEQSAEELVLDLRYNGGGSTAISNQLSSLITGNAFTNDIYSKVFHNESKMSEDFTEAFQEQAAAYAFDRVFIITTSGTASASEMVINGLKPYLDDVILIGSTTHGKPVGMYVFEDISLNLAIVPISFKITNAADEGDYFEGIPVDLEISDDLSYDFGDIEESNFKAALDYIVSGNFPVITAAKALSTNEREFKKKGFDELVGAN